Proteins encoded together in one Pseudomonas arsenicoxydans window:
- a CDS encoding DUF1652 domain-containing protein, with protein MNKGSFSKVTFPNACQLMRWHFHPMGFEASMDAPGSMIARLFDRASGETMIAIAGIPCATVMNAADVERIIEAVEDELESFIPPVALRSYA; from the coding sequence ATGAATAAAGGATCGTTCAGCAAAGTAACGTTTCCAAACGCCTGCCAGCTGATGCGCTGGCATTTTCATCCCATGGGATTCGAGGCGAGCATGGATGCGCCGGGCAGCATGATCGCCCGTCTGTTCGACCGCGCCAGTGGCGAGACCATGATCGCCATTGCAGGCATTCCTTGCGCAACCGTCATGAATGCCGCGGATGTAGAGCGAATAATCGAAGCCGTCGAAGACGAGCTTGAGTCTTTCATTCCACCAGTGGCCCTCAGAAGTTACGCCTGA